The genomic interval GTTTTCGAGTTGCTTGTTTTCTGATATATCCCGGATTATCCCTTCGATGTACGAGTTTCCTTCATCATCTGTAATCAAATGAGCATGTTCCAAAACTTTTATAAGCTTTCCTGTCCTAGTCTTTAGATTAGAAACATAATTGTTGACAGTTTTTTCATGTTTTAAGCTATTTAAAAATTCCTCACGCTCATTTTCAGTTGGATAGAAATCGAATGCGACCTTATTCCTTTTCACCTGATCAATAGTTTTATAACCCAAAATATCAAGAAAAGCTGGGTTTGCATATATAACTTCGCCTTCAATGGTAGAGCGATATATTCCATCCAGGGCACTTTCCACAATCTCTTTAAAATTAAAACTTTCCTTTTTCAGCTCGCCCTTGCCTTCTGCCAGATATCTATACCTGGCCATATCCTGAACTATTTTATAAATATCCATCACAAATTCATCAGGTTCGTAGGGATTGGCATAAAGGAGAATAACTATTTCCACTACATGAGTATTAACAATTGGTATAAATGTAGCTGTTCTACCAAATTGGATTATTTCTTTGTGAGCATCATTTTCATTAAAAAAGTTAAAAGTGCTGATTTCAGGCTTCTTTAAAATCGTCTCCAAAACCCCTTTCAAAGCACTTACAGCATCTTGGTCTTGTTTAGCAATGTTTTCAAAATCAACAATAAACTTATTTTTAAAATTCGATTCTACTACAGGGCAATTGATTATTGTATCACAATTAACAATTTGTTTTATATAGTTACCAAGGACTTTGAGATTTGAATTTGAATTCGAAATATGAAAAAATTGATTAAGTAATTCCCTTAAATCAGCAAAACTTTTATTTTGATTATCCAGCATTCTTCTAATATTTAAATCTTCACTTTTGGATTTCAAATAAAGAAAAAACTCATTTTCCGATTGTGGTGATTTAATTATATTAATTTCAACAGGTTTTATCTGTCCAGCCCCATCAAGAAAAGTTGTTATCAATTTTTTATTGTTTTCAGGGTCTCGCGTAAAAAATAAATATTCTTCGAATGAATACCCGGGAATATAACTATCAATATTTGTATTAATTAACTGTGTGGGGTTATAATTAAAAATATCACAGAAAACCTGGTTAATATTAAGAAGGTTGCCTTTGTGATTGGCGGTAATTATACATTCCGGTGAATTAGCAATAAATTTTTTAATATTATGAGTATTTTGCTCACATTGTCTGTGTAATTGAGAGATGTCTTTTAACTGGTTAAAAAGTAGTATTAATTGTTCCTCAAAAAAAGAAGACTTTTCAAAAGACAAACAATTATTGATATCAGAAATTTTGTTTATAACTTCTTTATTTGCTGCTGTGCCTAAAACAAATATTGTCTGCTCATTATTATATAAACGTAATTTTTTTATATATTCAACAAGATCGTTTGATGTCTTATTAACCAGGAAAAATATCCCTCCATATATTTCATTTCCAAAAGAAAGTGGAAGTTCGTCAATAGCATCAAACGTAAGGATATCAATGTTTTCATCAGATTCAATAAGTTTTTTTGCTGAATTATGCCAAAAATTGTCACGTAGAATAAGAATTTTATTCAACGTTATTCCTTTCGTTAAAAAATACGTTTGTTTAAGCTAGGATAGAAGTTCAAATTGAAAACTTGTGTTAGTAACAGTATCGTCAACTTAAAAAATGAGTTGATTCATTAATTAAGAATAATTTCAGAATTGTATCATTTATCACAACTTGATGTTACAAAGTTTTAGTAATTGACATGAAAGTTTTAATGGCATATATTTAGCCCACTAACCAAAAAATCCTCAAAGATCATGAAGATAATTGTAAAAAAGGAATTTGACGGCAAAAACTATATCGGTTCTTGCGAGAATTTGCCTAGTTGCTATGTGCAATCACATTCATCCGAACAACTTGTTATAGAACTTCGGAAGGCAATAGAAGTATATCGAAAGAGTTATAGTAAGAGAAACCAGGCACTACCTACTTCCTATGACTATCCGATAATTGATCGTAAAATCCGTTTCAATAAGATTTCATCAAACCAACTGGCAAAAGTGTTGCTGAAAAACAATTATCATTTTGAATCAAAAGATTCTGAATCTTTGCTTTTTATTAACTCGAACTTTCCTTTTAACAGAATTCATATTCCAAATGTTTCAGAGATATCTCCAATGCTTATTTCTAAAATATTTGGTAAAGAAAATATCATTTTCGTTAATAAGAACAATCTGAAAATAAACTCTTCCGCTTAACGATCTAATTTAAAATTTTCACCCAAATACAACTTTCTTACCTGCTCATCTGCAGCTAAAGTATCTGCTGTCCCCTCTTTTAAAATCTGTCCCTCAAACAATAAGTATGCTCGATCGGTTATATCCAAAGTTTCATGCACATTGTGATCCGTTATTAATACTCCGATGCCTCTTTCTTTTAATCCATGAACAATACCCTGGATATCTTCAACAGCAATGGGATCTACTCCGGCAAAAGGTTCATCCAATAAAATAAACTTTGGATCTGTAACAAGGGTGCGGGCAATCTCAGTTCGTCTTCTTTCACCACCCGATAGATTATACCCCAGACTGTTGGCAATATGTGTAATATTCAACTCATTTAAGAATTGATCACATTTTCTTTTTTGTTCACTTTTAGATAGGCCAATCATTTGCATTATGGCCATTAAGTTTTCCCGGACAGTAAGTTTTCTAAAAATAGATGCCTCTTGTGGTAAATATGCAATACCATATCGTGCACGTTTATACATCGGAAAGCGCGTAATTACCTGATCCTGATACATTACTTTACCAGAGTTAGGCCGGATCATTCCAGTAATAATATAAAAAGTGGTTGTTTTCCCGGCACCATTTGGACCTAATAGCCCAACAATTTCTCCCTGAGCAACATTAAGGGAAACTGAATTAACAACCTTTCTTTTACCATAAATTTTAATTAAATCTTTTCCTGAAAGAACGAGCTTGTTATTCTCCAATTTTTTTTTCCCCTTTAAAACCGTCGGGATAATATGTCCCTTCTGCTCCACCAATTATTTCTATTGAATCCAATTTACCCGCTTTGAAAAACACATAAATACTATCCGATGTCGAATAATTTATACCCTTGTCAGCGTTTTCACTTAAATAATATTTACTACTTGCATTTAGCCTGGAGATAACAAGATCCGGCCTTCTCTCATTTATAAAAAACTCAATTGATTTGCCTTTTAGCAAATTATACTCATTTGGTATTGAATCATTTATTGTTTTTGCCTGCGCCTCACCAAATACATCTAAGTGTTTAACCTCAGAGGAATCAAATTTCACCTTAATCTCTTTACCTTTTAGTTCATTATTCTCGAACCAGGTAATTGGATTACCTTTTAGCCAGGCGATTTCGGTTTTTGAATAATACCATGATGTATCACAAAAGGCTTTTAATCCTCCTTGCCATATTTTTACACTGTCTTCTGCATAGGCGTATTTTAGAGTATCTCCAAAATATTCTAATTTTTCAGACTTAACTTGAAAAGAATCGCCTTTAGCGGAATCCACCTGAATAAAATGAGCATTGTTTTTTATTCGGAAATAACTATTTTTTTTATCGAAATATCCATAATCACCGGTAATATGAACATTGTCTTCCTTACTCCATAAATAAACACTGTCTGTGGCGGTTGCTTCACTTCTTTTTAGATTATAAACAAGGCGATTTGTAAATAATGAATCTGTTTCCGATGTTGCCCTTACATTGCCAATGCACTCAGTCAACTCATCATCAGGAAAATAAATAATTTTTTTTGCCTTAATGGTTCGATGGCCATTATTAACTACAACACTTCCTAAAAGCTCCAATGTATTTTTTGCTTCAAAATAATATGCACTATCACAATACATATGAACTGTGTCTTTAACAACATGTACAGAACCTTTTAATATTCGTATCTGTTCACCCTGTATTTTTTTTCCTAAATTCAAATCTGCATGAATTATGCGAATTTTTGAGTTTGACTGGGAAATGACAAAAATTGAAATGAATATAAGAAACGGGATTGTAGAAAGACGCATTATTGAGGCTTTCCGATTAGTTCACTCCCTGTTCCATGAGAATTGGTAATTTCATAGTTTTCAAGGCTTGGATCAGATATAAAACTATCGCCATAAAGTGTATCTGTATCAGAAGTAATTTTCACTGGTATTAAAGATATAATTTTTTGCCGTTTATTGTCCCACATTAGTGTATCGGTATATAGTGTCATCCCGCTATCAGAAACAACAATTACATTGCCGTAAGCAATCATATCTTGTTTTTGATCATCAACCTCACCGCCAATTGATGTAAGCACAGATGTGTGCTGCCCTTCGTTATTGAAGAAATCTACCTTAAGTCCTTCAGAAATATAAGTCTTCTTTTTTTTACTGAATTTTTGAAAATGCTTTGCTTCAACAATCCCCACTTTTTGGCCATCATTGGTAATGAAAAGCGTCGAGTTCCAGCTTTCCTGATCGGGAAATTCCGTAACTGTACTAGAACCTGTTGTTTCCTCTTCACGCTGGGCACAGTTGAAAAGGGTAAAAAGTAAAATAATAATAAATATTAATTTGATCATTTTTATAATTGTATTAGTGTTAAAAATTAAACGGATATGCCGGCTTGCATCAAATCATGTAAATGAATTATTCCCTGTAATCGATTTTCGTTATTAACCACAGGCATGGCAATTATTCGATGCATTTCCATTTCGTTATAAGCAATTATAGCTAAGGCATCCTCTTTTATCAGCTTTGGTTTTTTATTCATCACTTCAATTACAGGAATGTTCATAAACTGATCGTTTGTTTCAATGAGCCTGTTCAAATCACCAGTTGTTAAAACACCTTGTAATTGCATATTTTTATCTACTACAGGGCATATCCCGCGTTTGTGGGCCATTTCCAAAACGGCTTTGCGCATATTATCTTCAGCAAAACAGAAAGGTAATTTTTTACCTTTTTCCATTATATCTGAAACACGCATCAATAATTTTTTTCCAAGCGAGCCACCCGGATGAAGCAAAGCAAAATCATCCGCAGAAAAACCACGGGCTTCCAGTAAAGCGACGGCCATTGCATCTCCCATTACCAGCGTAACTGTTGTGCTGGCTGTAGGAGCTAAATCATGCGGACACGCTTCTTCTTTTACACTTATATCTAAGCTTACATCAGAATTTGTGGACAATGTAGATTGTTTATTTCCAGTCATCGCTACAATCGGAACATTGAGACGTTTTAAAGCTGGTAAAATGTGAAGCAATTCTTCTGTCTCACCACTTTTTGAGATTGCAATAACCACGTCATTTTTATGAACCATGCCCAAGTCACCATGAAGCCCTTCAGCAGGATGTAAAAAGTAAGATGTTGTTCCGGTACTGGCAAAAGTTGAAACCATTTTCTTGGCAATCGCGCCAGATTTCCCCATGCCTGTTACAATTACACGGCCTTCACTTTGCAGGATTAGCTTAATGGCATTTTCAAAGTTTTCGCCAATACGGTTCTCCATTTCATGAAGGGCTTCACGCTCTATTCGGATAACCTGTTTTGCAGCTTCAAGAATCGGCATAAATCTAATTTCCCCCGCTTTTCGGAAGGATCCCTTCAACATTTACAACTACCAAATCAGATCCGGTATTGTCAGGTTTATTAAATGCGGCGGCAACTACTTCGATTGTGGTTGGCCCAACCATTGAAGAATCTGTTGTAAAGCTAAATAAATAGTTATTTGATGCATCATAATTCTGTTCACCTTTTTGAATTCCATTTACAAATAAGCGAACATATGCCAGAGAATTATCATGATATGCGGTTAGCTCAACATCAATATTTGTATTTTGCACAAAAAATTCGTTTGTTTTTGGAGAGGTGATATTTACCAGCGGATTTACAGAACTTTGCACAATAACGACATCCTGGCCTGTATTTGATTTCTCGTTTCTAACAGTTACTTTTAATGTATAAGTATCACCAATCAATGGCGCGATCCAATAAACGGTATCTTTGTTGGCCGGTTGAATGAATTGACCTCGATTCGGATCGCTACTCCAACTGTAAGTTAATAATCCATCTTCAGGATTGGTGGCAACAACTATTGCAGTGACTGTATCACCCGGATTTACAGTTCCCGGAAAGACATCTACTTTTTCGATGATTGGTTTTTCATAACTTCTAACAACAACTATATCTTCACCTGTATTTGATTCTTCATCATTTCTAACAGTAACTTTCAAAGTATATGTGTCGCCAACTGACGGAGCTATCCAATAAACTGTATCCAGATTGGCAGGCTGAATAAATGTGCCACGGCTTGGATCACTACTCCAGCTATAAGTTAACATGCCATCCTCAGGATTGGTTGCAACCACAACTGCTGTAACGGTATCTCCCTGATTAACATTTCCTGGGAACGCATCGACTTTTTCGATGACCGGTTTTTCATATTTACCCTCATCAATAATTTCACCTAATTTCTCACAGGAAATAAAGAAGGAAAATATTAACAATAAAACGGAAATTGTATTTTTCATAGCTCTTTTTCAATGGCATGTAAAACTTCGTTACCATTTTCATCCATTAAAATAAATATAATATTGTCTGGATTAAAACCGTCAAACTCCAACGTGAAATCCTTTTCAACAAATTCTCCGGCATCAATTTTGTCAACCGGATCAGGTATAGACATAGCCCTGACGGTGCGTTTACCTTTAAGGCCATTATTATCAGTAAGGACAATTCTCATCAGCATTTCATCAGTTTGTTTGTTGCCCAAGCCCGCTATTAGATAGGTCCCTTCGATTTTATCAGATAAGGCATCAAACTCTGTTTCGATTGTAAATTGGCTTGGTTGAACAATTAAATCTGAGGCAAAAACCTGAGTTCTTTTAATTACATTTGATACGTTCGATGCACCTTGAACACGGTTTTCTGCTCCATTAATAAAAATATCCGGAACACCTTTCGAGCGGGAAAGATCAAATCCTGTTGTGTATTTTGTATACTGATCTTCACCCATGGCTAAAGTAAAAGGATCGTAATAATTCGAATTACTTGTGTTCCAATGATATTCCAGCCAGATCAACCTGTCTCCATAAATATCCGATAACGAATCAATGGCTTCCAAAGCATCATAATTAAAAGTATAATTCTGTGGAACATTATCACTTGTATTTATAAACGCTTCTAAAAGGAGTACGCTTTCACGCGAGCTTGAATTATTTTTCGGATCCAAAATATTATCCCGTTCGATTTGAGAACAGGCAAATGAAAAAATAATCAGGATACTAAAAATGTATTTGAAAACCGATTTGAATTTCATTTTTTCCTACAAAATAAATATTACTTTTTACAGAAGATTGTTTTGAATGGCCACTTCTGATTTCGTTTTCTTCATCGCTGCTCAAAAAATCAACAAGCGTCCCTATCGCAGCGCTGCCTGCCAAAATCCCTAAAATTGTATATAGATCTTTGGAGTTATTTGAGCGGTCATAATATTTGTCAAAATCTTTCAACTTTGTGGCAGAGTTGTATTTGTCAACACTATCATTATGATAGGAGTTTGTTGCAAGAGTTGCACTGCCAAGCAAAACGGTAGCTCCTGTCCAATACCAAATTGAGTTTGACTTGAATACTTTTTTTGTCTGGTATTCACCCTGTCCGGTCAAGCGATATTTAAGGTTGTTTGCCAGCATTTCAATCATGGATTCTTTATGATCCCTGTTCGATGAGCGCACAATTTCCGTTTGAACCTGTCCGGTTTTAACCCTAACCAAATCTGCACTAACAATTATATCGCTGCCCTGCTTATCAATTTTGCCGGACAAAATAAACTCCGCACCCAGGATTTTTCCAATTGTTTGCACTTTTGATGAATCAACTAATCCGGATAATGTTAAGGCTTGTTCTTCTAAAACTTTATCAAGTCGTGCACGATCCAGAACCACAATATCTTTATTATCTGACAGATGTGAGCGTAATAATGTTGGTACACTTCTTTCCCATGCATCAAGATAAAGCACTTCAGATTCATTGGAAAAGTTGGAAACAGCAACATTTACTTGAGAAAAAACAGTAGTATTTAAAAAGAATGATATTAGAATTGCGTATAAATATTTCATTTAAGCTTTAATCTCTTTGATCAGTTTATCAAATTTCCCCTGGGCTTTTAATATTTTCTCAATTACTTCCCGTACAGCACCTTCACCACCAGAGACAGCTGTAGTATAATCAGCTATTTCTTTTAATTCGTCACGTGCATTAGAAACAGCAACACTAAATCCAACCTTTTTTAAAACCGGCAAGTCCGGGAAATCATCACCCATGTAGCACACTTGTTCGTCTGAAAGGTTAAATTGTTTCTTGATTTCTTCATATCGGGGTAACTTTTTAAAACTCCCCTGTGAAATCACATCATATTTTAATTCTTCTGCACGTCGCTGAACCATTTTTGATTCACGGCCTGTGATAATTCCTGTCATTAAACCGGCCATTCTCGCCAAAGTAATGCCCATTCCATCAAGGATATTAAACTCTTTTACTTCATCTCCATTGGATGTAAATATTATTTTACCATCCGTTAAGACACCGTCCACATCCATCAGGACCATTTTTATGTTTTTAAGATTATTTTTCAACTTATCCTATAATTTTTTTTCCACTGATTCTCGCAGATTTAGGTTAAAGCATTCAAAGACTAATACAATCCCTGATCATCCCCTTTTAGATTGGGTTTGATCAGATGATCAATTTCTTTTAACTGTCTCATTAATTCTTCCATGCGCCCCAAAGGCAACATGCTATCCGCATCGCATAAAGCGGAATCACAATCCGGATGCGTTTCAATAAAAAAACCGTCAACACCCATGGCCACTGCTGAGCGTGATAATCCAAAAATAAATTCTTTGGCCCAGCCACTTTTATCATTATTCCTGACACCATATTTTTTTAAGGCATGGGTGGAATCCATAATAACAGGATAACCCAAATCGCGCATAACTTTCAGGCTGCGCATATCGACCACCAAGTTGCCATAGCCAAACATACTTCCTCTTTCGGTTAGCAAGATTCGTTCGCTGCCGGCATCTTTAATTTTATTTATTGATGCCGATAAATCTCCCCCAGCAAGAAATTGGCCTTTTTTTATATTTACTACCACACCGGATTTTGCAACTGCCTGCAACAAACTGGTTTGCATGGATAAAAACGCAGGGATTTGTACAATGTCTAAAACCTCGGCACACGCCTCTGCATCATGCGCATTATGGATATCAGAAAGAAGCAGGACATTAAAAGTATCTTTTACTTTTTGCAAAATTTTTAATCCTTTTTCCAACCCGGGCCCTTGATATGATGATGCAGATGATCGATTATCTTTTAGATAAGAGGATTTGAAAACAAAGGGGATTTCCAGCTTTTCACTGATTTTTTTCAGCGTTTCTGCCGTATGCATTACGACCTCTTCTGATTCAATAACACAAGGTCCTGCAATTAACAATAAAGGATTTCCCTGGCCAATTTTGATTTTACCAACCTGTACAATCTGCATTATTTTCTCGTAAAAATTATAGATTTTTATTTCTTAAATGGACAGCTTTAAATATACATTTTTTTGGATTGCCCTGCAATGAAAGTCAACTAATCTAAACTTTATAATCCCCGAGGTGAAATGACTATGATCAAATCCAAAATATATTGCAATAAATCCTGTTCTTTCACAAATTCAACCCATGGAATTATTTTACGCTTTCCCGGAAAACATCTCTGACAATTTACTTACTCTTGATTCTTTTGAAGCCAAACATTTGACGAAAACTCTACGCAAAAAAACAGGTGATGAAATTGATATTACCGATGGAGAAGGAAATCATTTTTCTGGAATTATTGAAAGCTTGAAGCCAGGGCTTACTGTTAAAATTAGCTCAAAGAAGAAAATTAAAAAAGATGAACAAAACCTATCCCTTGGGATTGCTTTTATACGCCCTAACCGTTTGGAATTTGTTCTTGAAAAAGGAACCGAACTTGGCGTTGGTTCTTTTCATATTTTCAGGAGTGAACATGCCAATTATTTTAGTGATAATGAAAAGCGGTTTGAGAAAATTCTACGCCAGGCTATAAAACAAAGCAACCGTTTTTGGTTACCAAAATTGTATCTACATAAAGATTTTAAAAGTTTTATTGAAAAAACAAATAACATCCCCTTAAAATTGGCTGCTATTGATCCGAACAGCCCGGGTATTAGCTCTCATTTTCCTATTAATTATACAGAAGAAACATTGCTTAGCATTGGGCCTGAGGGTGGTTTTAGTGATAAGGAAATAATTGTTTTAAAAGAAAATGGTTTTAAAGATGTTTCTTTGGGAAAATTTAGATTAAGGGCGGAAACGGCAGCTATAGCTGGGGTTGCCAAGCTAATTTTATAGTATTTTCAATTTTCTATGTCATATCTTCATTACTTTTAAAATTACTAAAGTAATATCATCATCTTGTTTTCTATCTTTTCGCCACTCATCCCCTATCCTAAGTAAATTTTGGGCAATTTCATTTGGAGAAGCATCAGCAATTCCTGCAAAGGCATCTTTGATTCGTGGGATATCTAAAGTTTCATTTTGTTCATTAAACAATTCAATCAACCCATCTGACAAAAATAATAGTGTATCACCTGGATTCAAATTAGTTTCAAACGTTTTATATGGAAATGACTCGAATGCTCCCAAGGGCATCCCTTTAACAGTAACTTCCTCAACACTTTTTGTATCAGCACGATAAATAAAAAATGGCGGCATTCCGGCTGAGGAACCATACAATCTACCATCTTTGATTTTGAAAATCATCAAAGCCATATACAGATTGCCCAAACCCATTTTTTTTATTGTGTGTGTGCTCTCCTCAAAAAATGTGGTAATATCTTTTTGTTTTTCATGAGCAATAAACATACTTTTCATTATAGAAACCATGATCCCGGCTTTCATCCCATGACCGGTTGCATCCCCAATAGCAAGAGTTAAAGTTCCATCTTCTGAAATATGATAGTCATAATAATCTCCACCAACTTCGGCAGCTGGTTTCATTTCAAAACATGTTTCATACCCGCCAAGTTCAGTCATACAATTAGGTAACATGGAAAGCTGCAGATCTCGTGCATCCTGCAATTCTTTAGATTTACGTGTGTCTTCAAGTTCCAATATCCGGAGTTCTAATTCATGTTGTTTTGCCTGCTGTTCTTTCAAAATGATTTGCTTATTCTTTCTTGAAAAGTCAGCAGCAAGATAAGCAGAAGTTGAAAAAATCAGGCCAATAAATCCAAAAGGGTAACCATTATAAATTCCATAATAGGCGTTTATTAAACCCATGTCCATAAAAACATCATAAGTAGAGAACACAAACAGGAGAAAAAAACCAAAAGATAATACTTTTGCACCATCTTTCTGTTTTGTAATCCCAAAAACCATAAGACGAAATACCTCTATAGCCAAACCTATTTGAAAAATTATAACAAATTTTAAATTTGCTACTGGTTCAAATACAGCTAAAACACCAGTTACAATTAACCCGATTGTGATTATCCAAAATTGTTTTGGGATTACCAATTCAAAAATTGAATATATAAATAATAGCATAAAGATAGGGTTGTATGGCATAACCACACGATGCAATTGTAGATAGAAAAATTCATTTTCAATTGTTGCCTGAAAATCAAAGAATATATTTGCTGCAAATAGAAGCGTAAATAAAGCAAAATACAAATTGCTTTTTATATGGCGGTTATGCATGTAAAGTACGAAATGAAGCATGGTAAAGGCGACAGCAAAAGTAGTAAAAAAAACCTGTTGGTATAAATCAATATTTAGCATTACTAATTTTCTCGAATTGAAGTAATCCAAGGTTACGTCATTTGACCAGCAAAAGTTTTTTAACTTTGCTCTGCCCTATTGACTCAAGATGATATAAATAAATCCCACTAGATAACGTACCTGCATCAAACTGTATTACATAGGGGCCAGCTGATTGTATTTCATTTACTAATACTTCCACTTGTTTACCTAGTAAATCATAAACTGTCAAGGATACTCTACCTGTTTTTGAAAGCGAATACCGAATATTGGTCGTTGAATTAAATGGATTTGGATAGGCTGGATACAACTCTATTTTATTTGGGATTTCCGTTTTATCTTCAATAGAAACAGGACTTAATGAAGCTATATCCATAATTCTTGGCAAATGATCGGAAGCAATATTCGTATTTTCAGATAACAATCCGTAAGTATCCAATTCACTTTGGGACATAGCTAATGTATTTAATACAAAATGATTGCCCAATTCAATGTTGCTGTCAGAATATAAAATATAATCAAGTTTTCCCGGACTAAAAGAACTGTTATCATTTCTCCATGTGTAGCCCATGCGAATAGAAGTTTGTCTTGAAAACAAATCTGCTAAACCAGTATTGTCCCAATCAGGAAGGAAATCTTCCCCAAAAGTTGCTTCATTAACGATATCGCCTTCGGTAA from Calditrichota bacterium carries:
- a CDS encoding PAS domain S-box protein, translated to MNKILILRDNFWHNSAKKLIESDENIDILTFDAIDELPLSFGNEIYGGIFFLVNKTSNDLVEYIKKLRLYNNEQTIFVLGTAANKEVINKISDINNCLSFEKSSFFEEQLILLFNQLKDISQLHRQCEQNTHNIKKFIANSPECIITANHKGNLLNINQVFCDIFNYNPTQLINTNIDSYIPGYSFEEYLFFTRDPENNKKLITTFLDGAGQIKPVEINIIKSPQSENEFFLYLKSKSEDLNIRRMLDNQNKSFADLRELLNQFFHISNSNSNLKVLGNYIKQIVNCDTIINCPVVESNFKNKFIVDFENIAKQDQDAVSALKGVLETILKKPEISTFNFFNENDAHKEIIQFGRTATFIPIVNTHVVEIVILLYANPYEPDEFVMDIYKIVQDMARYRYLAEGKGELKKESFNFKEIVESALDGIYRSTIEGEVIYANPAFLDILGYKTIDQVKRNKVAFDFYPTENEREEFLNSLKHEKTVNNYVSNLKTRTGKLIKVLEHAHLITDDEGNSYIEGIIRDISENKQLENNLKNTRFFANELIEKANIIITVVAENGDYLVWNKKAEQVTGYKKEEILGASDIMDKLYPDEKYKNYVIHKRNEHIAENSSTPIEVKLVSKTGKEKIIRWTAVEIKAEHNNSVVVNFGIDTTEMRHLEKRFTETRRMDVFNSVTDKIAQQYNQIITSLTKSLDEIKEISAPETYAAFRDAELVMQEAHQFSDQILNLSGKQLSKAETAVDPDQIIENSIHILKNTIPESIKIDADLNSRGFVTVSEAQLNKVMLNLALNAVAAMPQGGDIFITSRVCKTDTDSFLIQNNAVNQNYLKVVFRDTGSGMNSSTIDRLFEPFFTTSKDASRKGLGASLIFNIIRSANGYIDVESEPNKGTTISFYLPFIHERRAVKSAKQSQLSKILIVDDQQVIREFLKDMANTDGYSTFLAEDGMEGLKIFEENHSEIDLAILDIIMPKMYGNELYYKIKEIKPELKVLITSAHTNKKIKQQLIKDGVDGFLPKPFDVQSAREQIRVLLS
- the lptB gene encoding LPS export ABC transporter ATP-binding protein, giving the protein MENNKLVLSGKDLIKIYGKRKVVNSVSLNVAQGEIVGLLGPNGAGKTTTFYIITGMIRPNSGKVMYQDQVITRFPMYKRARYGIAYLPQEASIFRKLTVRENLMAIMQMIGLSKSEQKRKCDQFLNELNITHIANSLGYNLSGGERRRTEIARTLVTDPKFILLDEPFAGVDPIAVEDIQGIVHGLKERGIGVLITDHNVHETLDITDRAYLLFEGQILKEGTADTLAADEQVRKLYLGENFKLDR
- the lptC gene encoding LPS export ABC transporter periplasmic protein LptC, translated to MIKLIFIIILLFTLFNCAQREEETTGSSTVTEFPDQESWNSTLFITNDGQKVGIVEAKHFQKFSKKKKTYISEGLKVDFFNNEGQHTSVLTSIGGEVDDQKQDMIAYGNVIVVSDSGMTLYTDTLMWDNKRQKIISLIPVKITSDTDTLYGDSFISDPSLENYEITNSHGTGSELIGKPQ
- a CDS encoding KpsF/GutQ family sugar-phosphate isomerase, whose translation is MPILEAAKQVIRIEREALHEMENRIGENFENAIKLILQSEGRVIVTGMGKSGAIAKKMVSTFASTGTTSYFLHPAEGLHGDLGMVHKNDVVIAISKSGETEELLHILPALKRLNVPIVAMTGNKQSTLSTNSDVSLDISVKEEACPHDLAPTASTTVTLVMGDAMAVALLEARGFSADDFALLHPGGSLGKKLLMRVSDIMEKGKKLPFCFAEDNMRKAVLEMAHKRGICPVVDKNMQLQGVLTTGDLNRLIETNDQFMNIPVIEVMNKKPKLIKEDALAIIAYNEMEMHRIIAMPVVNNENRLQGIIHLHDLMQAGISV
- a CDS encoding Ig-like domain-containing protein, which produces MKNTISVLLLIFSFFISCEKLGEIIDEGKYEKPVIEKVDAFPGNVNQGDTVTAVVVATNPEDGMLTYSWSSDPSRGTFIQPANLDTVYWIAPSVGDTYTLKVTVRNDEESNTGEDIVVVRSYEKPIIEKVDVFPGTVNPGDTVTAIVVATNPEDGLLTYSWSSDPNRGQFIQPANKDTVYWIAPLIGDTYTLKVTVRNEKSNTGQDVVIVQSSVNPLVNITSPKTNEFFVQNTNIDVELTAYHDNSLAYVRLFVNGIQKGEQNYDASNNYLFSFTTDSSMVGPTTIEVVAAAFNKPDNTGSDLVVVNVEGILPKSGGN
- a CDS encoding HAD hydrolase family protein: MVLMDVDGVLTDGKIIFTSNGDEVKEFNILDGMGITLARMAGLMTGIITGRESKMVQRRAEELKYDVISQGSFKKLPRYEEIKKQFNLSDEQVCYMGDDFPDLPVLKKVGFSVAVSNARDELKEIADYTTAVSGGEGAVREVIEKILKAQGKFDKLIKEIKA
- the kdsA gene encoding 3-deoxy-8-phosphooctulonate synthase, which encodes MQIVQVGKIKIGQGNPLLLIAGPCVIESEEVVMHTAETLKKISEKLEIPFVFKSSYLKDNRSSASSYQGPGLEKGLKILQKVKDTFNVLLLSDIHNAHDAEACAEVLDIVQIPAFLSMQTSLLQAVAKSGVVVNIKKGQFLAGGDLSASINKIKDAGSERILLTERGSMFGYGNLVVDMRSLKVMRDLGYPVIMDSTHALKKYGVRNNDKSGWAKEFIFGLSRSAVAMGVDGFFIETHPDCDSALCDADSMLPLGRMEELMRQLKEIDHLIKPNLKGDDQGLY
- a CDS encoding 16S rRNA (uracil(1498)-N(3))-methyltransferase, with amino-acid sequence MELFYAFPENISDNLLTLDSFEAKHLTKTLRKKTGDEIDITDGEGNHFSGIIESLKPGLTVKISSKKKIKKDEQNLSLGIAFIRPNRLEFVLEKGTELGVGSFHIFRSEHANYFSDNEKRFEKILRQAIKQSNRFWLPKLYLHKDFKSFIEKTNNIPLKLAAIDPNSPGISSHFPINYTEETLLSIGPEGGFSDKEIIVLKENGFKDVSLGKFRLRAETAAIAGVAKLIL